Genomic window (Sparus aurata chromosome 19, fSpaAur1.1, whole genome shotgun sequence):
GAGAAGCATGTTAATGCAGACTGGTGTTTGCTTGGGCCAGGGTTCAGTCTGCCAAGTTAATGCTGATGTGCTTTCAAATAGCTGGACTCAGAGCTTTCGCCGCATCAGTTATAATGACATGACCTACATACACCCCAGAGCGCCAGCACTAATGCACCACAGGGGAAACATGGACCCTGTGACTCTAACACActaatcacacacacgcacgcacacacgtgcTGAGCTCTGGCACATGCATCTGCAGATATGACAGATGTATATACATCCAGGCACACACACCCTAACTGCTTAGAAATTCATGAACTGTAGTGTGTTTTGATCataatttatgtttttgcaCGTGACACACCACCGATACGGTTTCACCCTCCACATATCATCATACCAACAACTTCACAAACAACTTTTCAAAATACTGTTGAGCATTGTTATGGATTGAATTGTAATTCTTAGTTTCTGGTATTTTGATAGGGGCTTGTGTAGTATTCAAACAGCTGTGTGCAAGTAAGTAACATGCTGGTTGGGGTAAAAACCCTTGTGTTATTGCTTTGACTTTAATTCTAATGCACACGCGACACGTTCAGAAGTGCCATGCTGGAAACATACCATTGCACCGTTAAGCACCTTGACGAGTACACTGCCACATAGTCTTGCCGCATATAGAGTGTTGCCTGGAACGACACATCAGCATTTTACTGCATCAGTGTCATAGCACCATCCCGTCACCTCACTGTGCTCTCACTGCTCCTGACTGCAGTCTACTAGCAGGCCGGCTGCCGTCTGTTTTGTCCGAGCCTCTCCCTGTTCTTCTGCCTGACTTCTTAAAACAGACAGACTATACTGTAGGTCACTCTCAGTGGCTTTGAGTACTAATAGTAGATCAGACTGTCCTGACATGGCATTGCATGCTCAGCTGTTTGATTGACATGTCTGTCCATTGAATTTTCTCTTCTGGGAcgtgggagtgtgtgtttgtgcgtgacTGTGCCCACACATGGATAGGATACGCCAGACTTGGGTCCAATAGTATTTACAAAATCTCTCTCGCTTATTTTAGAGCACCAAAATGATGGGTTTTACCACATTTTGACAATAAAGAAGGAAAATCCTGCTCGACTTTCAGTGCTTTGCATACGTTGGATTTCCTAACTGTTATAAAAAGCTGAAACATGATGGTGGGTTTTCCGTCCACAAGCCAAGCTTCTGTAAACGCATATCCTCTCCTATACGGACAAGAAAGAAGTGATCTCCAGGGTGCAACTATTTAGGTCACACATGTGCCTGGAAATTTGCTACAAAACATTGTCACTGGTTGCACTAGTGTGGCTGAAATTTAGCAGGTCTGATAATGTTCTATAGTATAAAGAGCAAGTGTAAAGTTTTATAtctttttattaatgttttttatcATACTTCAATAAAACTTTATgttcatttctgtatttatttgagtTTCACAAGCACTAAAGATGTCAGCACTTTTGTTACTTTTTACAGTTCATGGATAATTGTAAAATGTATTACTGGATACACCTAAATTATGTACTGGATACACAAAATTAattttcataattttaattGCATTCAAGATCTACAGTTCCCATGAGGCTTTGGAAGCAACCGTCTAGCTAAAATTCAACTGTTTTCTAACAAAATGGTCGATGATAAAGTTTTGTCTCAAATTGACAAGTTCCTTGCATTTTACTGCAATCTGTTTCAGCTTTTTATGATAGAAAAACCTTCTACGATGCTAAATATTCTGTTTTCCTCTTGGGACTGTGATTTGCTGAAATGGAAGACAGGATTTCAGTCGTGTTGGTggagtgcaaaaaaaaacatctgtccaCTGACCAAATACCTAGTGACAGTTTTACCAGCCACTCAATAGTCTTTGTGACTGGTGAAGTGAAGCGAACCTTCTAGCCACATGCATGTTTTACCAGCATTTGGCTGGTTTAaactttttttagttttcttatattaatatatttgcGACACTTCATTGTCCTGTGGTAAAGTCCATCCTTGTGGCACTCGCGCAAAATAAATTCCAGTATATAATCGAGAACATTTGTAAATACTTTTCGGCCTAGCACAttcagacactttttttttcaagccgtATGAATCTTGAGGAAATAAGTGCTGATTTCTTCTAGGAGATGTGAGAGTCAGAAGTCAGGTTGGATTTGAACCGGAACGAAGAAGCTCCCACCCGTACCTGTACATCGACTTCCGAACTCTTCACAGTGAGTATGAATCGCAGCCAATCACCCCAACTTCGCTAGCCTCGCTGACAACGAGAGACATTATCAAACTGTAGCTTCCGAGTACAGTTTGTTAACTTGCAGCGAGATTGACAGATGTTAGTGCAGTGCTTTCACAGCGTTTCAAATAACGATAACGACCAAGGTGTGTCTAAGTGTACACCTTGTGAAAGGATTGTTTTTATCAAAGCTTTGTGAATAGGTGTGTGAGAAAATAACAGTTTTCCTACTCAGTGAAACCTACTTAGAAAACTGAAATGGTTACAAAgaggtcgtgtgtgtgtgtgtgtgtgtgtgtgcgggtgtgtgtgtacatgtgtgttgaCATCTTGACCCAAAAGTAATCCGTCCTCATGCTGACGTGTTTCCGGATTGCAGTCACGGTTTATTCAGACACAGAgcttctgtgcgtgtgtgtgtgtgtgtgtgtgtgtgtttagatgtgagggagagagagagagagagagaccactgACAAAGCATGTCTGCTGTGTGATCCCAGACGAAAGGCTTACGAGTGGGCGGCTGTGTCAGCAGCGACTGTTTGTATATCTCTGTGTTGGTGTCAGATCCCCACCGAGTTTGTGCAGCCAAAATGATTCTCTGAGCCTAATGAGCTTGTGAAGTGAAACATCAACCAAAAAGCATTGttacatattttaaatgttaaatcttttgtcaatttgtgtgtgtgtgtgtgtgtgtgtgcgcagcgCGGCTGGGCTGTGGGTCCACGTCGGCGAGCTCTGCCCCGGAGAGGAGGGTCCACAGACTGCTCAGCTTCCAGAGGTACCTGCACTCGTCCCGTCTGCTGCGAGGAGTCCCCCAGCAGATCCCCCTCCACATCTTGGATGAAGACTACACTGGACAGGCCAGAGTATGACACTACCCTTTTTATACAATGATACCATTTTAGCACATGATTTGCTTTGTTCAGACGTCTCATCCCTAATCCTGTgcttcttttttccctctctcacaGTGCATGCTGGAAAAAGTCGGGAACTGGAACTTTGACATTTTCCTCTTCGATAGGTTGACAAACGGTAGGTCAGATGAAAGAAGTTGAATTAAAAGTCGTGATAACAGAAGTGATTCAGTGCTGACAGGAGTATCCAGTTTTAAACCAGTCTTGGATTGAATGTGTTACCAATGGTGCCATCTATTGGATGCTGGCCGACACAGAGGATTTACTGTCTCATGATTACCTCTATTATAAATCACTGAATTTTATgttgaaaagagaaagagagagaaaacagatcaGAGAATCCTGCTgtctttggtttgttttgttgtcatttgCTTTTGGGAAAGTACACAACAATGTATTAGTAATTTTTCAGATGCAGCGATTTAACCGTTGCTCAATAGACTCTAAACCCAGCTAACAACTATCCAATGTCATCATCAGGTAAAGGGTACTGTTGCCATTCATTCAAAAGTATCACAAGTATTTGTTGGCTCCACCTCCAATCAGCACTGATGGAAACACAAAGATGGACAAGCAAATGTTCACCCCTTTTCCGGCATTTAAATAATAGTCAAtcaccatttttcttttttttttttttttagcgggTTTccccatttttaaaaatactgcaTGTGCTAGTTATGGTGTAAGATGATATAGTAGATCCTTCTGCACCAACAGTAGCCTTGGTACAACAGATTGGAAAGGAGGCTCCAGACACAAGATATGTTGTATTATGAATGAGAGGCATGAGTCAGACCAGACATGAGCAGAACGAAGTATGTTCTTGGTTATTATATGTTTCGCCACGCATCTGTCTTGATATATACTGTGTAACTCAATAGCAGGAGATAGAGAAATGGATGGGAAGAGATAACAGCTGCAGTGCCAGAGTACTTTGGGAGCAGATAAAAGGATGAAAGTCACATAAAGAAGTAGTTATGGGAAATGAAGAAGGGGGTGATCGAGGAAGGTTTAGACAGGATTCAGGAAAACTAGAATGGTACTCAGTAGAGCGCCCAACAGTCCCAAGCCACCTAAATactcctgctgtttttttttgggtcaaGATCCATTAATTGTTCCCTGacagataaacaaaaatgtCGATAAATGCAAGGTTagtgaaactgagaaaaaaatcctggatctgcaccaaaatgaatggggtctgttctgggctggaacccatcctccatccatgttttaatgaaatccgttcagtagtttttgtgtgatcctgctaacaaaccagccaaccaaacaaaaagacagacgTGGGTGAAAACATTACCACCTTGGCAAATAGATTGATGATGTTTTCCATTATAACAGCAGTTCCTCCTGTTTGATACAACTGAAAAGAGATACACAAACCAGAAGAAACGCTCACTCTGCTTGTCTTCTTGTTCAGGAAACAGCCTGATCACTCTGACCTTCCACCTGCTGAATCAGTATGGCCTGGTGGAGCTCTACCAGCTGGACATGGTCAAACTCTGGAGGTTCCTGGTCATGGTCCAGGAGGACTACCACAGCGACAACCCCTACCACAACGCGATCCACGCTGCGGATGTCACACAGGCCATGTACTGCTACATGCGGGAACCCATGGTGAGAAAtgcaaacaagacattttggtTCTTTTTGGCTTGAGAAACTTCCTTTAACTCTTTCTTTGTTATCCTGGAAATACACCATTTGAGTggtatttgtgttttaatgatcaCTCATCATAATTTTTGTGCTCGTTGTGACTGCAGCTTGCCAAGTCTCTGACCTCCCGTGACATCCTGCTGGGACTCCTAGCAGCCGCCACACATGACCTGGACCATCCAGGGGTCAACCAGCCTTTCCTCATCAAGACTGACCACTATCTAGCTACACTCTATAGGGTAAAACCACAAAACAGTCACTCCTTAGCCTGAAAGTACAGTAGGGGATGAAATCATATGATTTATTAAATGAAATCTTCCGTGCACACTTTTCAATATGCAGAATACCTCAGTTCTGGAAAACCACCACTGGAAGTCGGCAGTGGGCCTGCTCAGAGAGACTGGGCTGTTCTCCCATCTACCTGCTGAAGACAGGTCAGTCTGACACGGCACTGATGCTGAGTGCACCAAGAAAACTGTCAAACACCACATTAGAAAGCTCTTATTGAAAGATAATATATGTTTCAAAAAACATATCTGCTCAGTCTTACAGAGAAAATGACGCCGGATACCACAGTTGGTGCTTAATAGTCTGATCATTTTGTCTTTCTGACCCTTCAGCCTGAACATGGAGAGGGAGTTGGGCTCCTTAATCCTGGCCACGGACATCAGCAGACAGAACGATTACCTGTCTAAGTTTCGCCTGCACCTGGACCAGGAGAACTTGTGCTTGAGCAACGCCAGCCACCGTCACTTTCTCCTGCAGGTCAGTGTCCTCCTCGGTCACCCCACACAACTCCTGCACCTCAGGAAAAACTGTGagctcttattttgttttttttctgcccacCATGTACAGATGGCTCTAAAGTGTGCGGACATCTGTAACCCCTGCAGACCCTGGGAGCTGAGCAAACAGTGGAGTGAGAAAGTGACCAAGGAGTTCTTCCAACaaggttttctttttgtcctgTTGCCAGTTGTTATATTGTCATTACTAACCGTTAATTCCTTAGttcttctgtgcttttgttctCTATTATCAATCAGTTCTATAATATTAGAACATATAATGCCATATAATAGCTTACATATGAATAACAGTTTGTTATGCTCTTCTAGGAGACATTGAGAAGAAGCACAAGCTTGAAGTCAGC
Coding sequences:
- the pde7a gene encoding high affinity 3',5'-cyclic-AMP phosphodiesterase 7A isoform X2; protein product: MEVCYQLPVLPLDRPVPKHVLSRRGAISFSSSSSLFGAPDPRQLSQRRGAISYDSSDQTALYIRMLDVRVRSQVGFEPERRSSHPYLYIDFRTLHTRLGCGSTSASSAPERRVHRLLSFQRYLHSSRLLRGVPQQIPLHILDEDYTGQARCMLEKVGNWNFDIFLFDRLTNGNSLITLTFHLLNQYGLVELYQLDMVKLWRFLVMVQEDYHSDNPYHNAIHAADVTQAMYCYMREPMLAKSLTSRDILLGLLAAATHDLDHPGVNQPFLIKTDHYLATLYRNTSVLENHHWKSAVGLLRETGLFSHLPAEDSLNMERELGSLILATDISRQNDYLSKFRLHLDQENLCLSNASHRHFLLQMALKCADICNPCRPWELSKQWSEKVTKEFFQQGDIEKKHKLEVSPLCDRVANTVGNIQMGFMTYVAEPLFAEWARFSDTRLSQTMLGHMGLNKASWSGLQQEQTSVTEEVEPSTTGTDVEDAAARKDGNTGGTSSKEIPQGSRES
- the pde7a gene encoding high affinity 3',5'-cyclic-AMP phosphodiesterase 7A isoform X4, translated to MGLSITVHQMRRGAISYDSSDQTALYIRMLGDVRVRSQVGFEPERRSSHPYLYIDFRTLHTRLGCGSTSASSAPERRVHRLLSFQRYLHSSRLLRGVPQQIPLHILDEDYTGQARCMLEKVGNWNFDIFLFDRLTNGNSLITLTFHLLNQYGLVELYQLDMVKLWRFLVMVQEDYHSDNPYHNAIHAADVTQAMYCYMREPMLAKSLTSRDILLGLLAAATHDLDHPGVNQPFLIKTDHYLATLYRNTSVLENHHWKSAVGLLRETGLFSHLPAEDSLNMERELGSLILATDISRQNDYLSKFRLHLDQENLCLSNASHRHFLLQMALKCADICNPCRPWELSKQWSEKVTKEFFQQGDIEKKHKLEVSPLCDRVANTVGNIQMGFMTYVAEPLFAEWARFSDTRLSQTMLGHMGLNKASWSGLQQEQTSVTEEVEPSTTGTDVEDAAARKDGNTGGTSSKEIPQGSRES
- the pde7a gene encoding high affinity 3',5'-cyclic-AMP phosphodiesterase 7A isoform X1; amino-acid sequence: MEVCYQLPVLPLDRPVPKHVLSRRGAISFSSSSSLFGAPDPRQLSQRRGAISYDSSDQTALYIRMLGDVRVRSQVGFEPERRSSHPYLYIDFRTLHTRLGCGSTSASSAPERRVHRLLSFQRYLHSSRLLRGVPQQIPLHILDEDYTGQARCMLEKVGNWNFDIFLFDRLTNGNSLITLTFHLLNQYGLVELYQLDMVKLWRFLVMVQEDYHSDNPYHNAIHAADVTQAMYCYMREPMLAKSLTSRDILLGLLAAATHDLDHPGVNQPFLIKTDHYLATLYRNTSVLENHHWKSAVGLLRETGLFSHLPAEDSLNMERELGSLILATDISRQNDYLSKFRLHLDQENLCLSNASHRHFLLQMALKCADICNPCRPWELSKQWSEKVTKEFFQQGDIEKKHKLEVSPLCDRVANTVGNIQMGFMTYVAEPLFAEWARFSDTRLSQTMLGHMGLNKASWSGLQQEQTSVTEEVEPSTTGTDVEDAAARKDGNTGGTSSKEIPQGSRES
- the pde7a gene encoding high affinity 3',5'-cyclic-AMP phosphodiesterase 7A isoform X5; protein product: MGLSITVHQMRRGAISYDSSDQTALYIRMLDVRVRSQVGFEPERRSSHPYLYIDFRTLHTRLGCGSTSASSAPERRVHRLLSFQRYLHSSRLLRGVPQQIPLHILDEDYTGQARCMLEKVGNWNFDIFLFDRLTNGNSLITLTFHLLNQYGLVELYQLDMVKLWRFLVMVQEDYHSDNPYHNAIHAADVTQAMYCYMREPMLAKSLTSRDILLGLLAAATHDLDHPGVNQPFLIKTDHYLATLYRNTSVLENHHWKSAVGLLRETGLFSHLPAEDSLNMERELGSLILATDISRQNDYLSKFRLHLDQENLCLSNASHRHFLLQMALKCADICNPCRPWELSKQWSEKVTKEFFQQGDIEKKHKLEVSPLCDRVANTVGNIQMGFMTYVAEPLFAEWARFSDTRLSQTMLGHMGLNKASWSGLQQEQTSVTEEVEPSTTGTDVEDAAARKDGNTGGTSSKEIPQGSRES
- the pde7a gene encoding high affinity 3',5'-cyclic-AMP phosphodiesterase 7A isoform X3 codes for the protein MEVCYQLPVLPLDRPVPKHVLSRRGAISFSSSSSLFGAPDPRQLSQRRGAISYDSSDQTALYIRMLARLGCGSTSASSAPERRVHRLLSFQRYLHSSRLLRGVPQQIPLHILDEDYTGQARCMLEKVGNWNFDIFLFDRLTNGNSLITLTFHLLNQYGLVELYQLDMVKLWRFLVMVQEDYHSDNPYHNAIHAADVTQAMYCYMREPMLAKSLTSRDILLGLLAAATHDLDHPGVNQPFLIKTDHYLATLYRNTSVLENHHWKSAVGLLRETGLFSHLPAEDSLNMERELGSLILATDISRQNDYLSKFRLHLDQENLCLSNASHRHFLLQMALKCADICNPCRPWELSKQWSEKVTKEFFQQGDIEKKHKLEVSPLCDRVANTVGNIQMGFMTYVAEPLFAEWARFSDTRLSQTMLGHMGLNKASWSGLQQEQTSVTEEVEPSTTGTDVEDAAARKDGNTGGTSSKEIPQGSRES